One part of the Solea solea chromosome 1, fSolSol10.1, whole genome shotgun sequence genome encodes these proteins:
- the zgc:163022 gene encoding putative ferric-chelate reductase 1 isoform X1 — MDCVVFILVCLAPVAHCYSSGNVMDSCEDMKPHHSGLRPQSSPAPFTVTADRSTFSSGEEVTVQLQALGSKPFTGFLLQAREVGRQTAVGSFTLSTAAAQLLTCHLRPNSAVSHRSESLKTSIQVTWRSEALTDGKLIQFHASFVENFKTFWTGVTSPALTFTNGSSAGSTSSLPIPSITSSNTTRAAMNISSADCGVTKVCFSQPANCDPTVSPDCYFMSATVSSGGDTAVHYEMTGPSDGYISFGFSDDQMMGNDDIYICGICGDDQVWLHHAFSTGRTTPQASPLGNVSDVRASVQDTVISCSFTSRNMISTQRTKGIDRAYHLMFAHGPCSNGRIHHHRQTFISTEKIDISTPQAVGKAGLPHIIKAHGALMLIAWMTTGSLGMMVARYLKALGNGQKLCSKDVWFLVHVAVMGATVAATIVAFILSFSYVKAWSEGPHSVLGCLVMILSFLQPIIALLRCGPQHPLRFLFNWSHALNSVVIKALAVAAIFTGLKMIDSTPNQWLMKVMGGFVGWEALFYIILEVHSRWKARSTGRCVTTRNYNHGLVGGFVLSGKLQLSGSTAGGNRDIIGRATTSRFFYISTLM, encoded by the exons atggactgtgttgtgttcatACTGGTGTGTCTTGCTCCTGTAGCCCATTGCTACAGCTCAGGTAATGTTATGGACAGCTGTGAAGACATGAAACCGCACCACTCTGGACTGAGACCGCAGAGCAGCCCAGCACCcttcactgtcactgctgaCCGCAGCACCTTCAGCTCTGGGGAGGAAGTCACAG TTCAGCTCCAGGCTCTGGGATCCAAACCATTCACTGGTTTCCTTTTACAAGCTCGAGAGGTGGGGAGACAGACTGCTGTGGGCTCTTTCACGCTGTCAACAGCAGCTGCTCAGCTGCTCACCTGCCACCTCAGGCCT aaCTCTGCTGTATCTCATCGATCAGAGTCTTTGAAGACCTCCATTCAGGTGACGTGGAGATCGGAAGCTTTGACGGATGGGAAACTTATTCAGTTTCA TGCCTCCTTTGTGGAGAATTTTAAAACATTCTGGACTGGTGTTACAAGTCCTGCACTGACCTTCACCAATGGCAGTAGTGCTGGATCCACAAGTTCACTCCCAATACCATCAATAACCAGCTCCAACACAACACGAGCAGCT ATGAATATTTCCAGTGCAGACTGTGGTGTCACTAAGGTGTGTTTCAGTCAACCTGCAAACTGTGACCCGACAGTGAGTCCTGACTGCTATTTCATGTCAGCCACGGTGTCGTCTGGTGGTGACACAGCTGTTCACTATGAGATGACAGGACCTTCTGATGGATACATCTCCTTTGGATTCTCAGACGATCAGATGATG ggaAACGatgacatttatatttgtgGCATCTGCGGTGACGACCAAGTGTGGTTACATCACGCCTTTTCTACAGGTCGCACGACTCCACAGGCGTCTCCTCTG GGGAATGTCTCTGATGTACGAGCGTCAGTGCAGGACACAGTGATCAGCTGTTCCTTCACCTCCAGGAACATGATTTCCACTCAGAGGACCAAGGGCATCGACAGAGCCTACCATCTCATGTTTGCTCATGGACCCTGCAGCAATG GGAGAATTCATCACCATAGACAGACCTTCATCAGCACTGAGAAAATAGACATTTCCACACCACAGGCTGTTGGAAAAGCTGGACTGCCTCATATCATCAAAGCACATG gagCGTTGATGCTGATCGCCTGGATGACCACGGGTTCACTGGGAATGATGGTAGCCCGATATCTGAAGGCACTGGGGAATGGACAGAAGCTTTGCAGCAAAGACGTCTGGTTTCTG GTCCATGTTGCAGTGATGGGTGCGACAGTGGCAGCCACGATCGTCGCCTTCATCCTCTCATTTTCATATGTCAAGGCCTGGTCTGAA GGACCTCATTCTGTATTAGGCTGTCTGGTGATGATCCTGTCATTCCTCCAGCCCATAATAGCCCTGCTGCGATGTGGACCACAGCATCCACT GAGGTTTCTGTTTAACTGGTCTCATGCTTTAAATAGTGTGGTGATAAAGGCATTAGCAG TGGCAGCCATATTTACCGGCCTGAAAATGATTGACAGTACTCCAAACCAATGGCTGATGAAAGTAATGGGTGGCTTTGTTGGATGGGAAGCCTTATTCTATATCATCTTGGAGGTCCATTCAAGATGGAAGGCCAGGAGCACAGGTAG ATGCGTTACAACCAGAAACT ATAACCACGGTCTTGTTGGTGGCTTTGTACTTTCTGGGAAACTGCAGCTATCTGGTAGCACTGCTGGTGGGAATCGGGATATCATAGGAAGAGCAACGACATCCCGCTTCTTTTACATTTCTACGCTCATGTAA
- the LOC131468529 gene encoding glycogen debranching enzyme-like, which translates to MLRPDDGAEGLLLLSNMEQALFRLQQGFELQFRLGPTLQGKEVQVYTNYPTEGHDYDRLRFHPLDWVYPNRPEDDCDKYCRLDLTVAGTYQYYFCCGNKEKVSGGYIVVDPVLRVGANNDILPLDCISSQTYQTKKLGPLDKWMDRLKVTKETGYNMIHFSPLQTVLSVSGGGYSIVDQLELNPDFSPDGKTWTHVGDLVETLRRDWKMICITDVIYNNTAVDSEWIHLHPECGYNLVNSPHLKPAWLLDRALWHLSCEVADGKYTEAGVPALIQDEHHINALRCILWQQVFSRLRLWEFLQVSVDPAVEQFRQLLQDGSSRVRSSPECKTQLNLVQNPQHQRFGNTVDMDSALDVFTPHSNNSMSPTDIQDCCTSFRGRLEELNSELYKETTKRTEQAIESILRSVIHDRVADDGTKLGPVTRRRPLCPRYFTFPFEEMTFDEEMELMEKKDKARYILAHDGVVEGNDVQRNLAEPGSEVYLWRKLVCHNSTVKLRYGDKPEDCPFLWTRMKTYTEIIATVFSGLCLVNCLSTPVHVAEAMLAAARAIRPNLYVIAELFTSSQLIENVFVNRLGITSLMRDRVLAADSEKEQCWLSWFGREPVGAFFQPNLQPLIPDVAHTMFMDVSPRNHRPIQEDSVYNFLPNAALASMACCATGSSRRHDVLLPHQLSEDHLYTCWNSDAQTHEQINLQTGILAAKLALNTLHQELAVKGFSQVYVEQLSEGVMAVSRHCPSTQQSVVAVLRRPLKNPDTDHVPPLFIPGQVKEVLLEAQTIVSNTNSEDEDDKNVRVPSTVEIKEHIQLKDSEMVKRADMVSKHNTVVQEIVLDKFTPGCIIIFRVTLEPESQEQLGSLRHHLIQFSPRYQSGSLAENSTPLILTKPLMSIMSSLTLADMNILLYRCDAEEREDGGGCYSIPSWSPLNYGGLQGLMSVMAEIRPKNNLGHPLCENLRQGDWMLDYITNRLLAKGGAVAEVGSWLKAIFGYLKHIPSYLKPCYFDAIIQGVYTTALEAAFNFMSSFVQNGSSLVKQLALVSVQMCSVSPCWVPPTLSPHLKDATHSSDEVTNHEDQHCVSLAAGFPHFCAGTFRCWGRETFISLRGLLLLTGRHLEARNIILTFAGALCYGLIPNLLGEGGSARYNSRDAVWWWLQSIQEYCTMVPDGISILNCQVSRIYPNTGGASDQPLYDIIQEAMQSHMQGIQFREIHAWPHFDHNMTEQGFNVEAGVDHSTGFVYGGNRFNCGTWMNKMGESERAHNKGIPATPRDGSAVEIVGLCKSTVRWLMKLHNNGHFPYAGVNIHTEGQTYSMSYMEWDHKIQENFEKNFYISHDPQDPEEVHPELVHKRGIYKDSFGASSPWCDYQLRPNFPIAMVVAPELFTLDRAWEALNVAEQKLLGPLGMKTLDPDDMVYCGVYDNDLDNDKFNQAKGFNYHQGPEWLWPLGYFLRAKLYFAKKMGNETYETNINLVKNILSRHAVHLERSTWKGLPGLTNENGQCCPFSCESQASSSATILEVLHDL; encoded by the exons ATGTTGAGACCAGATGACGGAGCAGAAGGTCTGCTGCTACTCAGTAACATGGAGCAAGCTCTGTTCCGCCTGCAACAAG GCTTTGAGCTGCAGTTCCGTCTTGGCCCGACCCTCCAGGGTAAAGAGGTCCAGGTCTACACCAACTATCCTACTGAAGGCCATGATTATGATCGCCTGAGGTTTCATCCTCTGGACTGGGTCTATCCAAACAGACCGGAGGATGACTGTGATAAATACTGCAGACTAGACTTGACAGTGGCTGGAACTTACCAGTACTACTTCTGCTGTGG GAATAAAGAGAAAGTCAGCGGTGGTTACATTGTTGTTGACCCAGTGCTCAGAGTAGGAGCCAATAATGACATCCTGCCACTGGACTGCATCAGCAGCCAAACATACCAAACTAAGAAGCTCGGCCCTCTGGACAAATGGATGGACAGGCTCAAGGTCACAAAGGAGACCG GTTACAACATGATCCACTTTTCACCACTGCAGACTGTGCTCAGTGTATCTGGTGGTGGCTACTCCATTGTGGATCAGCTTGAGCTGAACCCTGACTTCTCACCTGATGGGAAGACCTGGACCCATGTGGGTGATCTGGTGGAGACCCTGAGAAGAGACTGGAAGATGATCTGCATCACTGATGTGATCTACAACAATACAG CGGTTGACAGTGAATGGATCCACCTTCATCCAGAGTGCGGCTACAATCTGGTGAACTCCCCTCATTTGAAACCAGCATGGCTCCTGGACAGAGCTCTGTGGCACCTCAGTTGCGAGGTGGCTGATGGGAAATATACTGAAGCCGGCGTTCCAGCACTCATTCAAGATGAACATCACATAAAT gctctGCGTTGCATACTGTGGCAGCAGGTCTTCTCCAGGCTCAGGTTGTGGGAATTCCTGCAGGTCAGTGTGGATCCAGCAGTGGAGCAGTTCAGACAGCTGTTGCAGGATG GTAGTTCACGTGTCAGGTCCAGTCCAGAGTGTAAGACGCAGTTAAATCTGGTGCAGAACCCTCAGCACCAACGCTTTGGAAACACAGTGGACATGGACTCTGCCCTGGATGTATTTACTCCCCACAG tAACAacagcatgagcccaacagacatcCAGGATTGTTGCACCAGTTTCAGAGGACGACTGGAGGAACTCAACTCAGAGTTGTATAAAGAGACGACCAAGCGCACAGAGcaa GCAATTGAGAGCATTTTAAGAAGTGTAATTCATGACCGTGTCGCTGATGATGGAACTAAACTGGGTCCAGTCACAAGGAGACGCCCTCTTTGTCCCAG ATATTTCACCTTTCCATTTGAAGAAATGACGTTTGATGAGGAAATGGAGCTAATGGAGAAGAAAGACAAGGCGCGTTACATCCTGGCTCATGATGGCGTTGTTGAGGGGAATGATGTGCAAAGGAACCTGGCTGAACCAG GTTCTGAAGTCTACCTGTGGAGAAAGCTGGTCTGTCACAACAGCACTGTCAAGCTTCGTTATGGAGACAAACCAGAGGACTGTCCTTTCCTGTGGACTCGTATGAAGACATACACAGAGATTATAGCCACTGTCTTCTCTGGTTTATGTCTGGTCAACTGCCTCTCTACCCCTGTGCATGTGGCAGAG GCAATGCTTGCAGCAGCCAGAGCCATCAGGCCTAACCTCTATGTGATAGCTGAGCTCTTTACCAGCAGTCAGCTTATTGAGAATGTCTTTGTAAACCGCCTGGGAATCACCAGTTTGATGCGAG aCCGTGTTCTTGCTGCAGACAGTGAAAAAGAGCAATGCTGGTTGTCCTGGTTTGGTCGAGAGCCTGTTGGTGCCTTCTTCCAGCCCAACCTTCAGCCACTGATCCCTGATGTGGCTCACACCATGTTCATGGATGTCAGCCCCAGAAACCACAGACCAATCCAG GAAGATTCAGTTTACAACTTCCTGCCCAACGCTGCTCTGGCTTCTATGGCTTGTTGTGCAACAGGGAGCAGCAGAAGACATGATGTACTGCTTCCTCATCAG CTTTCAGAGGATCATCTGTACACCTGCTGGAACTCCGATGCTCAAACACACGAGCAGATCAACCTACAAACTGGCATTCTTGCTGCCAAACTGGCACTGAACACACTTCACCAGGAGTTGGCTGTCAAGGGCTTCAGTCAG GTGTATGTGGAACAGCTGTCAGAGGGAGTGATGGCAGTGAGCAGACACTGTCCCAGCACCCAGCAGTCTGTGGTCGCTGTGCTGCGGAGGCCACTCAAGAATCCGGACACAGATCATGTTCCACCTTTGTTCATACCAG GTCAGGTGAAGGAGGTGCTTTTAGAGGCCCAAACCATTGTGAGCAACACCAActctgaagatgaagatgacaaaaacgtcagagtTCCATCCACTGTTGAGATTAAAGAACACATTCAG CTGAAGGACAGTGAGATGGTGAAGAGGGCAGACATGGTGTCAAAGCACAACACTGTTGTTCAGGAGATAGTGCTTGACAAGTTCACGCCAGGCTGCATCATCATCTTCAG AGTGACTCTGGAGCCCGAGTCCCAGGAGCAGCTGGGATCTCTGAGACACCACCTGATCCAGTTCAGTCCTCGGTACCAGAGTGGTAGCCTGGCTGAAAACAGCACTCCGCTTATTCTCACCAAACCACTGATGAG CATCATGTCAAGTCTAACACTGGCAGACATGAACATCCTGCTTTACCGCTGTGATGCTGAAGAGAGGGAGGACGGAGGAGGATGTTACAGCATTCCTTCTTGGTCACCACTCAACTATGGAGGCTTACAAG GGCTAATGTCAGTGATGGCAGAGATTCGTCCCAAGAACAATCTGGGACATCCACTCTGTGAAAACCTGAGACAGGGAGACTGGATGCTGGACTATATCACCAACAGACTTCTGGCCAAAGGGGGAGCTGTGGCAGAG GTAGGCTCTTGGTTAAAGGCGATATTTGGTTACCTGAAGCACATCCCATCCTACCTGAAACCTTGCTACTTTGACGCCATCATCCAGGGCGTCTACACCACTGCTCTGGAGGCTGCTTTCAACTTCATGTCAAG TTTTGTGCAAAACGGATCCAGCCTCGTTAAACAGCTGGCACTGGTTTCAGTGCAGATGTGCAGTGTGAGTCCATGTTGGGTCCCTCCCACCCTCTCTCCTCACCTAAAAGATGCCACACACTCCTCTGATGAGGTCACAAACCACGAGGACCAGCACTGTGTGTCACTGGCAGCAG GTTTTCCTCACTTCTGTGCCGGCACGTTCCGTTGTTGGGGTCGTGAGACCTTCATATCGCTGAGAGGTTTGCTCTTGCTTACTGGCAGACACCTGGAGGCTCG GAACATCATACTGACATTTGCAGGAGCTCTGTGTTATGGTCTGATCCCTAACCTGCTGGGTGAGGGCGGCAGCGCTCGATACAACAGCAGGGATGCTGTGTGGTGGTGGTTGCAAAGTATCCAGGAGTACTGCACAATGGTGCCTGATGGCATCTCCATTCTAAATTGTCAAGTCTCCAGGATTTACCCCAACACCGGAGGAGCTTCa GATCAGCCACTGTATGATATAATCCAGGAGGCTATGCAGAGTCACATGCAGGGAATCCAGTTCAGAGAGATCCACGCATGGCCACACTTTGATCACAACATGACTGAACAAG GATTCAACGTAGAGGCAGGAGTTGACCACAGCACTGGCTTCGTCTACGGAGGAAACCGTTTCAACTGTGGAACTTGGATGAACAAGATGGGTGAAAGTGAAAGGGCACACAACAAAGGAATCCCTGCTACACCCAG GGATGGTTCTGCAGTGGAGATAGTGGGTCTGTGTAAGTCCACTGTACGCTGGCTTATGAAGCTCCACAACAATGGGCACTTCCCCTATGCAGGAGTCAACATACACACAGAAG GACAGACATATTCTATGTCATACATGGAGTGGGATCATAAGATCCAGGAAAACTTTGAGAAGAACTTCTACATTTCCCATGATCCCCAAGACCCTGAAGAGGTACACCCAGAGCTGGTCCACAAAAGAGGCATCTACAAGGACAGTTTTGGGGCTTCCAGTCCCTGGTGTGATTACCAGCTCCGGCCTAACTTTCCTATTGCCATGGTGGTG gcTCCTGAGCTGTTCACTTTGGACAGAGCTTGGGAGGCTCTAAATGTAGCTGAGCAGAAGTTGCTGGGACCTCTGGGAATGAAGACTTTGGACCCTGA TGACATGGTGTATTGTGGAGTCTATGACAATGACTTGGATAATGATAAGTTCAATCAAGCCAAGGGCTTCAACTATCATCAGGGCCCA GAGTGGTTATGGCCTCTCGGTTACTTCCTGCGTGCCAAACTTTACTTTGCTAAGAAAATGGGAAATGAGACGTATGAAACAAACATCAACCTGGTGAAAAACATTCTGTCTCGTCATGCCGTCCACTTGGAGAG GTCAACTTGGAAGGGTCTTCCCGGACTGACTAATGAGAATGGCCAGTGCTGCCCATTTAGCTGTGAAAGCCAAGCATCATCCAGTGCGACCATTCTGGAGGTCCTACATGATCTTTGA
- the zgc:163022 gene encoding putative ferric-chelate reductase 1 isoform X2 has translation MDCVVFILVCLAPVAHCYSSGNVMDSCEDMKPHHSGLRPQSSPAPFTVTADRSTFSSGEEVTVQLQALGSKPFTGFLLQAREVGRQTAVGSFTLSTAAAQLLTCHLRPNSAVSHRSESLKTSIQVTWRSEALTDGKLIQFHASFVENFKTFWTGVTSPALTFTNGSSAGSTSSLPIPSITSSNTTRAAMNISSADCGVTKVCFSQPANCDPTVSPDCYFMSATVSSGGDTAVHYEMTGPSDGYISFGFSDDQMMGNDDIYICGICGDDQVWLHHAFSTGRTTPQASPLGNVSDVRASVQDTVISCSFTSRNMISTQRTKGIDRAYHLMFAHGPCSNGRIHHHRQTFISTEKIDISTPQAVGKAGLPHIIKAHGALMLIAWMTTGSLGMMVARYLKALGNGQKLCSKDVWFLVHVAVMGATVAATIVAFILSFSYVKAWSEGPHSVLGCLVMILSFLQPIIALLRCGPQHPLRFLFNWSHALNSVVIKALAVAAIFTGLKMIDSTPNQWLMKVMGGFVGWEALFYIILEVHSRWKARSTDALQPETITTVLLVALYFLGNCSYLVALLVGIGIS, from the exons atggactgtgttgtgttcatACTGGTGTGTCTTGCTCCTGTAGCCCATTGCTACAGCTCAGGTAATGTTATGGACAGCTGTGAAGACATGAAACCGCACCACTCTGGACTGAGACCGCAGAGCAGCCCAGCACCcttcactgtcactgctgaCCGCAGCACCTTCAGCTCTGGGGAGGAAGTCACAG TTCAGCTCCAGGCTCTGGGATCCAAACCATTCACTGGTTTCCTTTTACAAGCTCGAGAGGTGGGGAGACAGACTGCTGTGGGCTCTTTCACGCTGTCAACAGCAGCTGCTCAGCTGCTCACCTGCCACCTCAGGCCT aaCTCTGCTGTATCTCATCGATCAGAGTCTTTGAAGACCTCCATTCAGGTGACGTGGAGATCGGAAGCTTTGACGGATGGGAAACTTATTCAGTTTCA TGCCTCCTTTGTGGAGAATTTTAAAACATTCTGGACTGGTGTTACAAGTCCTGCACTGACCTTCACCAATGGCAGTAGTGCTGGATCCACAAGTTCACTCCCAATACCATCAATAACCAGCTCCAACACAACACGAGCAGCT ATGAATATTTCCAGTGCAGACTGTGGTGTCACTAAGGTGTGTTTCAGTCAACCTGCAAACTGTGACCCGACAGTGAGTCCTGACTGCTATTTCATGTCAGCCACGGTGTCGTCTGGTGGTGACACAGCTGTTCACTATGAGATGACAGGACCTTCTGATGGATACATCTCCTTTGGATTCTCAGACGATCAGATGATG ggaAACGatgacatttatatttgtgGCATCTGCGGTGACGACCAAGTGTGGTTACATCACGCCTTTTCTACAGGTCGCACGACTCCACAGGCGTCTCCTCTG GGGAATGTCTCTGATGTACGAGCGTCAGTGCAGGACACAGTGATCAGCTGTTCCTTCACCTCCAGGAACATGATTTCCACTCAGAGGACCAAGGGCATCGACAGAGCCTACCATCTCATGTTTGCTCATGGACCCTGCAGCAATG GGAGAATTCATCACCATAGACAGACCTTCATCAGCACTGAGAAAATAGACATTTCCACACCACAGGCTGTTGGAAAAGCTGGACTGCCTCATATCATCAAAGCACATG gagCGTTGATGCTGATCGCCTGGATGACCACGGGTTCACTGGGAATGATGGTAGCCCGATATCTGAAGGCACTGGGGAATGGACAGAAGCTTTGCAGCAAAGACGTCTGGTTTCTG GTCCATGTTGCAGTGATGGGTGCGACAGTGGCAGCCACGATCGTCGCCTTCATCCTCTCATTTTCATATGTCAAGGCCTGGTCTGAA GGACCTCATTCTGTATTAGGCTGTCTGGTGATGATCCTGTCATTCCTCCAGCCCATAATAGCCCTGCTGCGATGTGGACCACAGCATCCACT GAGGTTTCTGTTTAACTGGTCTCATGCTTTAAATAGTGTGGTGATAAAGGCATTAGCAG TGGCAGCCATATTTACCGGCCTGAAAATGATTGACAGTACTCCAAACCAATGGCTGATGAAAGTAATGGGTGGCTTTGTTGGATGGGAAGCCTTATTCTATATCATCTTGGAGGTCCATTCAAGATGGAAGGCCAGGAGCACAG ATGCGTTACAACCAGAAACT ATAACCACGGTCTTGTTGGTGGCTTTGTACTTTCTGGGAAACTGCAGCTATCTGGTAGCACTGCTGGTGGGAATCGGGATATCATAG